A stretch of the Chloroflexia bacterium SDU3-3 genome encodes the following:
- a CDS encoding MarR family transcriptional regulator codes for MSRGSRDKQAEIGGKLVHELRQCYGLGAAFFRAAAAQIEMTDTDMQLVDLLESGGAATAGQLAHRMGLTTGTFTAILNRLEAAGLVRRERDPNDGRRVIVRLAQGADGKQPINPLFAALGNAWEELAAQYDDEQKEFLLSFLQRSNTLAKQEIARLREGPTGDSESFSAPLAGLKRARLVLQLEGIQLSLRAGDLADTLYQARFEGPAPETKAKDGVVTIRYPRRLWESRKELRSAAITLNASIPWEIALTGGGGQITAELGGLDLRELEATGAGGMFQIALPAPAGPVPIRLGGSGSQFNIRRPAGVAARVLVKGWAAGVSVDGQTASNMGGSEAQQQSPGYEGAAQRYEIEMSGSGSMVTVTAS; via the coding sequence ATGTCAAGAGGGTCGCGGGACAAACAGGCGGAAATCGGCGGGAAGCTTGTGCACGAGCTGCGACAGTGCTATGGGCTAGGCGCGGCCTTCTTCCGGGCGGCGGCGGCGCAGATCGAGATGACTGATACCGACATGCAGCTCGTCGATCTGCTAGAGAGCGGCGGCGCGGCAACCGCTGGCCAGCTGGCGCATCGCATGGGGCTCACAACCGGAACCTTCACGGCCATTCTCAATCGCCTGGAGGCGGCGGGCCTGGTGCGCCGAGAGCGCGACCCCAACGATGGCCGCCGCGTGATCGTGAGGCTCGCCCAAGGCGCGGATGGCAAGCAGCCGATCAACCCGCTCTTTGCCGCGCTGGGCAACGCCTGGGAGGAGCTGGCGGCGCAGTACGACGACGAGCAGAAGGAATTTCTGCTCAGCTTTCTTCAGCGCAGCAACACGCTGGCCAAGCAGGAGATCGCGCGCCTGCGCGAGGGGCCGACGGGCGATAGCGAAAGCTTCTCCGCGCCGCTGGCCGGGCTGAAGCGCGCCCGGCTTGTGCTGCAGCTAGAGGGCATCCAGCTGAGCCTGCGGGCCGGGGATCTTGCCGACACGCTCTACCAGGCCCGCTTCGAGGGGCCAGCGCCAGAGACCAAGGCCAAAGATGGCGTGGTGACGATCCGCTACCCACGGCGTCTGTGGGAATCACGCAAGGAGCTGCGCAGCGCAGCGATCACGCTCAACGCCAGCATCCCTTGGGAGATCGCGCTCACGGGCGGCGGCGGGCAGATAACCGCCGAGCTCGGCGGGCTGGACCTACGCGAGCTGGAGGCCACTGGGGCGGGGGGCATGTTCCAGATTGCGCTGCCTGCGCCCGCTGGCCCGGTCCCCATCCGCCTGGGCGGCAGCGGCTCTCAGTTCAACATCCGGCGGCCAGCGGGCGTCGCCGCCCGCGTCCTGGTGAAAGGCTGGGCGGCTGGCGTCAGCGTCGACGGCCAGACGGCCAGCAACATGGGCGGCAGCGAGGCGCAGCAGCAAAGCCCCGGCTACGAAGGCGCGGCCCAGCGCTACGAGATTGAGATGTCCGGCAGCGGCAGCATGGTTACCGTCACGGCGAGCTGA
- a CDS encoding deaminase, with product MRPLRYSINITLDGCCDHQSISPDEELHRHAAETIARADALLFGRVTYEMMEIAWREPAQTGARPDWMDEWMLPFAQTIDATKKYVVSSTLDQVDWNAELLRGDLGQAVRQLKQEPGRGLYVGGVRLPLALAELGLIDEYEFIVHPKVAGHGPTLFAGLSQHVDLRLVGQIPFSSGAVAMQYVPSR from the coding sequence ATGCGACCACTGCGCTACTCAATCAACATCACGCTGGATGGCTGCTGCGACCACCAGTCGATATCGCCGGACGAAGAGCTGCACCGCCACGCGGCCGAGACTATCGCGCGGGCCGACGCCCTGCTGTTTGGCCGGGTGACCTACGAGATGATGGAAATAGCCTGGCGCGAGCCAGCGCAGACCGGAGCAAGGCCTGATTGGATGGACGAGTGGATGCTGCCGTTCGCCCAGACGATCGATGCGACCAAGAAGTATGTGGTGTCGAGCACCCTAGATCAGGTCGACTGGAACGCGGAGCTGCTGCGCGGGGATCTGGGGCAGGCGGTCCGGCAGCTCAAGCAGGAGCCAGGGCGCGGCCTGTACGTGGGCGGTGTGCGGCTGCCGCTGGCCCTGGCCGAGCTGGGGCTGATCGACGAGTACGAGTTTATCGTGCACCCCAAGGTTGCGGGCCACGGGCCGACCTTGTTCGCGGGGCTGTCCCAGCATGTCGATCTAAGGCTTGTGGGCCAGATCCCGTTCAGCTCGGGGGCGGTGGCGATGCAGTATGTGCCGAGCCGGTAG
- a CDS encoding nuclear transport factor 2 family protein has product MATADDNIETAKRYLRAIEQGADFDTLAGFYTPDVVQREYPNQLVPRGAERGLEQLREAGERGRQVVASQRYEVRNAVASGDWVALEVTWIAAVKVPVGTIPAGGEMRANFGVFLQFRDGKIARQHNYDCFDPFM; this is encoded by the coding sequence ATGGCGACGGCTGACGACAACATCGAGACAGCAAAACGCTACCTGCGGGCGATCGAGCAGGGAGCCGACTTCGACACGCTGGCGGGCTTCTACACCCCGGATGTGGTGCAGCGCGAGTACCCCAATCAGCTTGTGCCGAGGGGAGCCGAGCGCGGGCTAGAACAGCTGCGCGAGGCAGGCGAGCGCGGGCGGCAGGTGGTCGCCTCGCAGCGCTACGAGGTGCGCAACGCGGTGGCGAGCGGGGATTGGGTGGCCCTGGAGGTGACCTGGATCGCGGCGGTGAAGGTGCCGGTCGGCACCATCCCGGCGGGCGGCGAGATGCGCGCAAACTTCGGCGTGTTCCTGCAGTTCCGCGACGGCAAGATCGCGCGCCAGCACAACTACGACTGCTTCGACCCTTTTATGTAG
- a CDS encoding SDR family NAD(P)-dependent oxidoreductase has protein sequence MGALTGKVALVTGASRGVGKGIAQGLGEAGATVYVTGRTTEEGRAAVDLPGTIQQTAEEVTRLGGVGIAAPCDHTRDEEVEQVVQRIQNEQGRLDILVNNVWGGYEQFNDGTEFWNEKGFWTVPLSRWDKSFQAGVRAHYVASALAAPLMIAQGSGLIVNVSFFAAQRDDRGVIYGVAKAADDRMAACMAHELREHHVAVVSLYPGLVRTEGVMKAAAFFDLSNSESPQFLGRAVAALAADARAIEKTGQVLVAAQLALEYGFTDIDGKQPRPLTVAES, from the coding sequence ATGGGAGCTTTGACAGGCAAGGTTGCGCTCGTGACCGGGGCCAGCCGAGGGGTTGGCAAGGGAATCGCACAGGGGCTAGGCGAGGCTGGCGCAACCGTCTATGTGACCGGGCGCACCACCGAGGAGGGCCGCGCAGCCGTCGATCTGCCGGGGACGATCCAGCAGACCGCCGAGGAGGTCACGAGGCTGGGCGGGGTGGGCATCGCGGCCCCGTGCGACCATACGCGCGACGAGGAGGTCGAGCAGGTTGTCCAGCGCATCCAGAATGAGCAGGGCCGACTGGACATCCTGGTCAACAATGTCTGGGGCGGCTACGAGCAGTTCAACGATGGTACCGAGTTCTGGAACGAAAAGGGCTTCTGGACCGTGCCGCTCTCGCGCTGGGACAAGTCGTTCCAGGCAGGCGTGCGCGCCCACTATGTGGCCTCCGCGCTGGCGGCGCCGCTGATGATCGCCCAAGGCTCAGGGCTGATTGTCAACGTGTCCTTCTTCGCCGCCCAGCGCGATGACCGGGGGGTGATCTACGGCGTGGCCAAGGCGGCGGATGACCGTATGGCAGCCTGCATGGCCCACGAGCTGCGCGAGCACCATGTGGCGGTCGTGAGCCTGTACCCCGGCCTGGTGCGGACGGAGGGGGTGATGAAGGCGGCGGCGTTCTTCGACCTGAGCAACTCGGAGTCGCCGCAGTTCCTGGGGCGCGCGGTGGCGGCGCTTGCAGCAGACGCCAGGGCCATCGAGAAGACCGGGCAGGTGCTGGTAGCCGCCCAGCTGGCCCTAGAGTATGGCTTCACCGACATCGATGGCAAGCAGCCCCGCCCGCTCACCGTGGCCGAGAGCTGA
- a CDS encoding DUF1428 domain-containing protein: MAYIDCYLVPVPIENRAAYEQLARISEQVLRECGAVRVTECWLDRTGPEAASYHGSDARLESAQYATFAQAAGAREGETVVISFVEWPDKATRDSGMAKMTSDPRMQFADQPPAFDGRRLIAGGFTPMLGGA; the protein is encoded by the coding sequence ATGGCCTACATCGACTGCTACCTTGTACCCGTCCCGATCGAGAACAGAGCCGCCTACGAGCAGCTGGCGCGCATCTCCGAGCAGGTGCTGCGCGAGTGCGGCGCGGTGCGCGTCACCGAGTGCTGGCTCGATCGCACCGGCCCCGAGGCCGCGTCGTACCATGGCAGTGACGCCAGGCTGGAATCGGCCCAGTACGCGACCTTCGCCCAGGCCGCAGGCGCACGCGAGGGCGAGACCGTGGTGATCTCGTTTGTAGAGTGGCCAGACAAGGCTACAAGAGACAGCGGCATGGCGAAGATGACCAGCGACCCGCGCATGCAGTTTGCCGATCAGCCGCCAGCCTTCGACGGAAGACGGCTGATCGCTGGCGGGTTTACGCCCATGCTGGGCGGGGCGTAG
- a CDS encoding RraA family protein, whose protein sequence is MDIDFSALSTTEYGNILSAQQCMDSAIRPLWAGMPRIAGAAFTVQLAAGDNLMLHKAIYEAPAGSVLVVDGVDLRSAVAGGNVCAVAQQNGIVGFIIDGVIRDIEEIRDIRFPVYARGLFPVPGKKNRYIELAQPVVCGGVRVRTGDIIVADEDGVAVIPGEDAADVFERARARAMVDRNMPLSAWERDHRAKVEQAMAKARNA, encoded by the coding sequence ATGGACATTGACTTTAGCGCGCTCTCGACCACCGAGTACGGCAACATCCTCAGCGCCCAGCAGTGTATGGACAGCGCGATCCGCCCGCTCTGGGCAGGCATGCCCAGGATCGCAGGCGCGGCCTTCACGGTTCAGCTGGCGGCGGGCGACAACCTGATGCTCCACAAAGCCATCTACGAAGCCCCCGCCGGATCGGTGCTCGTGGTAGATGGCGTCGATCTCCGCTCGGCGGTCGCCGGGGGCAATGTCTGCGCAGTGGCGCAGCAGAACGGCATCGTGGGCTTCATCATCGATGGCGTCATCCGCGACATCGAGGAGATCCGCGACATCCGCTTCCCCGTGTACGCCAGAGGCCTCTTCCCCGTGCCCGGGAAGAAGAACCGCTACATCGAGCTTGCCCAGCCGGTGGTGTGCGGCGGCGTGCGGGTGAGGACCGGCGATATCATTGTGGCCGATGAGGACGGCGTGGCGGTTATCCCTGGCGAAGACGCGGCGGATGTGTTCGAGCGGGCCAGGGCGCGGGCTATGGTGGACCGAAATATGCCACTCAGCGCGTGGGAGCGCGATCATCGGGCCAAGGTTGAGCAGGCCATGGCGAAGGCAAGAAATGCCTAG
- a CDS encoding class I SAM-dependent methyltransferase, whose product MSTDKVQFTKEKETMLMTLSGRAIQSRWQQPILPDPWAEEAMRHIDYDISKQLTGVAAWPIWRDIGPMIIATRAATFDLLATRFLADHPDATVLHVGCGMDSRIFRIDPPATVQWFDVDYPDVVDLRRRLFPEQRAGYHMIGAPLDNLRWLDEVPRERPGLLIAEGVLHYLTEQEVKALLNAVVAHFPGGQMIFDSCNSMIVKRVGANVGGTGATYKWGLDDPQDIKRLEPKLELVKEYTMPEMVAFSRFPLWMRALYRIQDANATLRRVERTLVYHY is encoded by the coding sequence ATGTCAACCGATAAGGTCCAGTTCACAAAAGAAAAAGAGACCATGCTCATGACCCTCAGCGGTCGAGCGATCCAGAGCCGATGGCAGCAGCCCATCCTCCCCGACCCCTGGGCCGAAGAGGCCATGCGGCATATCGACTACGACATCAGCAAGCAGCTGACCGGGGTGGCCGCATGGCCCATCTGGAGAGATATCGGGCCGATGATCATTGCCACACGCGCCGCAACCTTCGATCTGCTCGCAACCCGCTTTCTGGCAGATCACCCAGATGCGACGGTGCTGCACGTGGGCTGCGGCATGGACAGCCGCATCTTTCGCATCGACCCGCCCGCCACGGTCCAGTGGTTCGACGTAGACTACCCCGATGTGGTCGACCTGCGCCGCAGGCTGTTCCCCGAGCAGCGCGCGGGCTACCATATGATCGGCGCGCCGCTGGACAACCTGCGCTGGCTGGACGAGGTGCCGCGCGAGCGCCCCGGCCTGCTGATCGCCGAGGGTGTGCTGCACTACCTGACCGAGCAGGAGGTGAAGGCGCTTCTTAATGCGGTTGTCGCCCATTTCCCCGGCGGCCAGATGATCTTCGATAGCTGCAACTCGATGATTGTGAAGCGGGTGGGCGCGAATGTGGGCGGCACTGGTGCCACCTACAAGTGGGGGCTAGACGACCCGCAGGACATCAAGCGGCTAGAGCCGAAGCTGGAGCTAGTCAAAGAGTACACTATGCCCGAGATGGTGGCGTTCTCGCGGTTTCCGCTCTGGATGCGCGCGCTCTACCGCATCCAGGACGCCAACGCCACCCTGCGCAGGGTCGAGCGCACGCTTGTCTACCACTACTAG
- a CDS encoding VOC family protein — MSSRSLGNNRVMQVGLVVADIDQAARDWALLLGVEPPAIIITDTVDLAHTTYQGQPTPAQAKLAFFNLGQVSLELIQPLGEPSTWNDQLVAHGPSLHHIAFEISGMDQHIQGLQERGMQLVQRGEYTGGRYAYLDGQQQYGAVIELLEND; from the coding sequence ATGTCATCACGTTCGCTGGGGAACAACAGGGTGATGCAGGTCGGCCTGGTTGTCGCAGATATCGACCAGGCCGCTCGCGACTGGGCGCTCCTGCTAGGGGTTGAGCCGCCCGCCATCATCATCACCGACACGGTCGACCTCGCCCACACCACCTATCAGGGCCAGCCGACCCCGGCCCAGGCCAAGCTAGCGTTCTTTAACCTCGGGCAGGTCAGCCTAGAGCTGATCCAGCCCCTCGGCGAGCCAAGCACCTGGAACGATCAGCTGGTGGCCCACGGGCCAAGCCTGCACCACATCGCCTTCGAGATCAGCGGCATGGACCAGCACATCCAGGGCCTGCAGGAGCGCGGCATGCAGCTGGTGCAGCGCGGCGAGTACACCGGCGGGCGCTACGCCTACCTCGACGGCCAGCAGCAGTATGGCGCGGTGATCGAGCTGCTAGAGAACGACTGA
- a CDS encoding DUF4386 domain-containing protein has product MRAHSPYRRTELLVASLWIITAIGAISGALLINPIINAPDYLTAAAPKSATITSGMFGWLINDTGIVFIGILLFPILKKHSEVIALGYLSLRIFESLLMIVGVFFAMLLIPLSHEFIRGGGADVALFQAIGAVLKQAENWFLNLLQLVFLGLSGIMLNITLYQTKLVPRPIAIFGLIGYALLLPAAVVGLFGILDPTPGGPASIVAVPVALWEIIIMPFWLFAKGFNTAGIAEQ; this is encoded by the coding sequence GTGCGCGCTCATTCGCCCTACCGCAGGACCGAGCTACTGGTCGCATCTCTCTGGATCATCACCGCCATTGGCGCGATAAGCGGCGCGCTGCTGATCAACCCGATCATCAACGCGCCCGACTACCTAACCGCAGCCGCGCCCAAGAGCGCCACGATCACAAGCGGCATGTTCGGCTGGCTGATCAACGATACTGGCATTGTCTTCATCGGGATCTTGCTATTTCCGATCCTCAAGAAGCACAGCGAGGTCATAGCGCTCGGCTACCTGAGCCTGCGCATCTTCGAGTCGCTCCTGATGATCGTCGGGGTGTTCTTCGCGATGCTGCTGATACCGCTCAGCCATGAGTTCATCCGGGGCGGGGGTGCAGACGTCGCGCTGTTTCAGGCCATCGGCGCGGTGCTGAAGCAGGCCGAGAACTGGTTCCTGAACCTGCTGCAGCTCGTGTTCCTCGGCCTGAGCGGAATCATGCTCAACATCACCCTATACCAGACCAAGCTCGTGCCAAGGCCTATCGCCATCTTTGGCCTTATCGGCTACGCCCTGCTGCTGCCAGCCGCTGTCGTCGGGCTGTTTGGCATCCTCGACCCCACCCCTGGCGGCCCGGCGTCGATCGTGGCCGTGCCCGTCGCGCTCTGGGAGATCATCATCATGCCGTTCTGGCTGTTTGCCAAGGGCTTCAACACCGCAGGCATCGCGGAGCAATAG
- a CDS encoding GNAT family N-acetyltransferase has product MDQKLHFPDAVPVLLGDAVYLRELAEEDIPAWFARATDAESAELAGDPIPESIDLGTQWLEHHRERFDQREALRWAIVPNGSVASVGTVGLSITSAEARVAMLGIVIGRASWGRGIGTDAARTAIGYAFGTLGLAEVQAEVLVRNTASRRMLEKAGLRILRSLPGDPNSATDFEDCLLYGISRQDDASS; this is encoded by the coding sequence ATGGATCAAAAGCTGCACTTCCCCGACGCGGTGCCGGTGCTGCTTGGCGATGCGGTATACCTACGCGAGCTGGCCGAGGAGGACATCCCCGCCTGGTTTGCGCGCGCCACCGATGCCGAGTCGGCGGAGCTGGCTGGCGACCCCATCCCCGAGTCGATCGACCTAGGCACCCAATGGCTTGAGCACCACCGCGAGCGCTTTGACCAGCGCGAAGCCCTGCGCTGGGCCATCGTGCCCAACGGCTCGGTGGCCAGCGTGGGCACCGTTGGGCTGAGCATCACATCCGCCGAGGCGCGGGTGGCCATGCTGGGCATCGTGATCGGGCGGGCGAGCTGGGGCAGGGGCATCGGCACCGATGCCGCGCGGACGGCCATAGGCTACGCCTTCGGCACGCTCGGCCTGGCCGAGGTGCAGGCCGAGGTGCTGGTGCGCAACACGGCCTCGCGCCGCATGCTGGAAAAGGCCGGCCTGCGTATCCTGCGCAGCCTGCCGGGCGACCCCAATTCGGCAACCGACTTCGAGGACTGCCTGCTGTATGGGATTTCTCGTCAGGATGATGCCTCTTCTTAA
- a CDS encoding SgcJ/EcaC family oxidoreductase: MTTLAPQTDQGQQHIQTLYHQLLSYWNSRDAAGFASLFAEDGSAVGFDGSTMNGKAEIFASLQQIFAHHPTGAYIGIVREVRQLVGGAALLRAVAGMVPPGAEGLNPAVHTIQSLVAIQEHDSWSIALYHNTPAQFHGRPELVEQLTSELEQALLARRQAD; this comes from the coding sequence ATGACAACACTCGCACCTCAGACCGATCAGGGCCAGCAGCACATCCAGACGCTCTACCATCAGCTTCTGAGCTATTGGAACAGCCGCGACGCAGCCGGGTTCGCCAGCTTATTCGCCGAGGATGGCAGCGCCGTTGGGTTTGATGGCAGCACCATGAATGGGAAGGCGGAGATTTTCGCCAGCCTGCAGCAGATCTTCGCCCACCACCCCACTGGCGCATACATCGGCATTGTCCGCGAGGTTCGTCAGCTTGTCGGCGGCGCGGCGCTGCTGCGCGCGGTGGCGGGCATGGTGCCGCCCGGGGCCGAAGGCCTTAACCCGGCGGTGCATACCATCCAGAGCCTCGTTGCCATTCAGGAGCACGATTCGTGGTCTATCGCGCTCTATCACAACACCCCAGCCCAATTTCATGGTCGGCCCGAGCTGGTCGAGCAACTGACCAGCGAGCTTGAGCAGGCGCTGCTTGCTCGCCGTCAGGCAGATTAA
- a CDS encoding glyoxalase/bleomycin resistance/extradiol dioxygenase family protein, producing the protein MAFFTALGYSFDPQSTTDATACIAITPTTTVMLMTQAKFRELTPRAACDTSKHAEVLFSLTCASRQEVDELAARAVAAGGTMDRPEDFGFMYTHGFTDIDGHGWGLVCVGEPPTAA; encoded by the coding sequence ATGGCCTTCTTCACCGCGCTCGGCTACTCGTTCGACCCGCAGTCGACCACCGACGCCACGGCGTGCATCGCCATCACCCCAACCACCACCGTGATGCTGATGACGCAGGCCAAATTCCGCGAGCTGACGCCCAGGGCCGCCTGCGACACATCCAAACATGCCGAGGTGCTCTTCAGCCTCACCTGCGCGAGCCGCCAGGAGGTCGATGAGCTAGCCGCCAGGGCCGTGGCCGCCGGTGGCACGATGGACAGGCCCGAGGACTTTGGGTTCATGTATACGCACGGCTTCACCGACATCGATGGGCATGGCTGGGGCCTTGTCTGCGTCGGCGAGCCGCCCACGGCGGCGTAA
- a CDS encoding GNAT family N-acetyltransferase, which yields MNIHVDTITLRAPEDRDAQGFIAICSEAETMRYYGAAGANIRTHDDAIRQIRWCQDLFANNAGRWIITEREDDSYIGDIGFHSFSAEHHKAEIGYRLMRAYWGRGIMTNCISALLAIGFNQFGYNRVEALLDVRNIGCKKVLLKNNFTHEGRLRQYERENGEFIDIDICSILKSEYRAARS from the coding sequence ATGAACATCCATGTAGATACAATCACGCTACGAGCGCCCGAGGACCGAGACGCGCAGGGATTCATCGCTATCTGTAGCGAAGCCGAGACCATGCGATACTATGGCGCAGCAGGCGCGAATATCAGAACCCATGATGACGCGATCCGGCAGATACGATGGTGCCAGGATCTCTTCGCCAATAATGCCGGGCGCTGGATCATCACCGAGCGGGAAGACGATAGCTATATCGGCGACATAGGGTTCCACAGCTTCAGCGCAGAGCACCACAAGGCCGAGATTGGATATCGGCTGATGCGCGCATATTGGGGCCGAGGCATTATGACAAACTGCATCAGCGCGCTGTTAGCGATAGGATTCAACCAGTTCGGATACAATAGAGTAGAGGCGCTGCTCGATGTGAGAAATATTGGCTGCAAGAAAGTGCTGCTGAAAAATAACTTCACGCACGAGGGAAGATTGCGCCAATATGAGCGTGAAAATGGCGAGTTCATCGATATCGACATCTGCTCAATATTGAAGAGCGAATACCGCGCAGCACGCTCATAG
- a CDS encoding beta-lactamase family protein produces the protein MDSTLQQRVQQTLDELVKSGQEIGLQVAAYVGGELAVDAWSGVADEESGQLVDGDTLFTTWSTTKGFVATCLHILADRGQVDYDTPIAAYWPEFGAHGKAAATVRDALTHRAGVPQVPEGVTPEMMTDWDAMCAAIAALRPLWEPGSTVCYHAWTFGWIIGELVRRIDGRPIAQFAREELCQPLGIADFYLGIPDEVAARVAPLMEAPAEPETNELALRVMPPQLTSAAVLNRPDIRRASIPGGGGIMSARAIARHYAMLAQDGELDGVRILSAERCSLIGALHAYAPDARSGIRRRRGLGYALGGDPAHGGDSAMGRGGGEFGHAGNGGSLGFADPVRRLSFGLAKNRMSWPEDEAEACYRVAEVIRAYLDEAA, from the coding sequence ATGGATTCCACATTGCAGCAGCGCGTCCAGCAGACGCTCGACGAGCTGGTCAAGTCGGGCCAGGAGATCGGGCTGCAGGTCGCGGCGTACGTGGGCGGCGAGCTGGCGGTCGACGCATGGAGCGGCGTCGCGGACGAGGAGAGCGGCCAGCTGGTCGACGGCGACACGCTTTTCACCACGTGGTCCACCACCAAGGGCTTTGTGGCCACCTGCCTGCACATCCTAGCCGACCGTGGCCAGGTGGACTACGACACCCCGATCGCCGCCTACTGGCCGGAGTTTGGCGCGCACGGAAAAGCGGCCGCCACCGTGCGCGATGCGCTCACCCACCGCGCGGGGGTACCGCAGGTGCCCGAGGGCGTCACCCCGGAGATGATGACGGACTGGGATGCCATGTGCGCGGCGATCGCGGCGCTCAGGCCGCTCTGGGAGCCAGGGAGCACAGTTTGCTATCACGCCTGGACCTTCGGCTGGATCATCGGCGAGCTGGTGCGGCGCATCGATGGGCGGCCAATCGCGCAGTTCGCGCGCGAGGAGCTCTGCCAGCCGCTCGGCATCGCGGATTTCTACCTGGGCATCCCCGATGAAGTGGCGGCGCGCGTCGCGCCGCTGATGGAAGCGCCAGCCGAGCCGGAGACGAACGAGCTGGCGCTGCGCGTGATGCCGCCGCAGCTCACAAGCGCGGCGGTGCTCAACCGGCCCGACATCCGCCGCGCCTCGATCCCTGGCGGCGGCGGGATCATGAGCGCCCGCGCCATCGCGCGGCACTACGCGATGCTGGCCCAGGATGGCGAGCTGGACGGCGTGCGCATCCTCTCCGCCGAGCGGTGCAGCCTCATCGGCGCGCTGCACGCCTACGCGCCCGACGCCCGCTCGGGCATACGCCGCCGCCGAGGGCTTGGCTATGCGCTGGGTGGCGACCCCGCGCACGGCGGCGACAGCGCCATGGGCCGGGGCGGCGGCGAGTTCGGCCACGCAGGCAACGGCGGCTCGCTGGGCTTCGCCGACCCGGTGCGGCGGCTCAGCTTCGGCCTCGCCAAAAACCGCATGAGCTGGCCGGAGGACGAGGCGGAGGCATGCTACAGGGTCGCCGAGGTCATCCGCGCCTACCTCGATGAGGCCGCGTAG
- a CDS encoding class I SAM-dependent methyltransferase — protein sequence MTDQINQVSDTAFMAAAYRAMETDRPDALFRDPLAAKLAGEQGRKIVEGIPSRAMMGGWSVVIRTRVIDDLIQRAVAEGIDTILNLGAGLDTRPYRMALPASLRWVEADYPHIIDLKAERLAGEMPRCQLERVRLDLADAAARQALLDHVSAQSSSILVLTEAVMPYLPEAAVASLGADLAAHTSIRYWLVDYFAPELYEYRRKTGMSKMMENAPFLFEPKDYFGFFLGIGWKPKATQYFAAEAERLGRPAPFPPAVRFMMRILRLFASPKRRQEMGRYAGFVLFEPARAAAGS from the coding sequence ATGACCGACCAGATCAATCAGGTCTCTGACACCGCCTTCATGGCAGCCGCCTACCGCGCCATGGAGACAGACCGCCCCGATGCGCTATTTCGCGATCCGCTGGCCGCAAAGCTCGCCGGTGAGCAGGGCAGGAAGATCGTCGAGGGCATCCCAAGCCGCGCGATGATGGGCGGCTGGTCGGTGGTGATCCGCACGCGGGTTATCGACGATCTCATCCAGCGCGCGGTCGCCGAGGGCATCGACACCATCCTGAACCTCGGCGCAGGGCTGGACACCCGGCCCTACCGCATGGCGCTGCCTGCGTCGCTCCGCTGGGTCGAGGCCGACTACCCGCACATCATCGATCTGAAGGCGGAGCGCCTGGCTGGGGAAATGCCACGCTGCCAGCTGGAGCGGGTGCGGCTCGATCTGGCCGATGCCGCTGCGCGGCAGGCGCTTCTCGACCATGTGTCCGCCCAATCGAGCAGCATCCTGGTGCTGACCGAGGCGGTTATGCCCTACCTTCCCGAGGCTGCGGTCGCATCCCTCGGCGCAGACCTGGCCGCACACACGTCGATACGCTACTGGCTGGTGGACTATTTCGCCCCCGAGCTGTATGAGTACCGGCGAAAAACCGGCATGAGCAAGATGATGGAGAACGCGCCGTTCCTGTTCGAGCCGAAGGACTACTTCGGGTTCTTCCTGGGCATCGGCTGGAAGCCAAAGGCGACCCAGTACTTCGCCGCCGAGGCCGAGCGGCTGGGGCGGCCAGCGCCGTTCCCGCCCGCCGTGCGCTTTATGATGCGCATCCTGAGATTATTTGCCTCGCCCAAGCGCCGCCAGGAGATGGGCAGGTACGCGGGGTTTGTGCTGTTCGAGCCAGCGCGGGCGGCGGCAGGCAGCTAG